Proteins co-encoded in one Candidatus Nomurabacteria bacterium genomic window:
- a CDS encoding L,D-transpeptidase family protein, with translation MKKITFLYMFFLLAFPCSTHASSDSFLISVNFKTATLFLSKAHQIIAAYPVVLPRATVQTRMRLTKVIYGEVTQVDYKPTWWPTENMLRHNPALPTAIPYGHPKHPIGLYRIRVHWINPENPSFWVPIRIHGGAKDQHLTGKFSSGCVRMKDEDISSLVEHIDSGEARVSIEILP, from the coding sequence ATGAAGAAAATCACTTTTCTTTACATGTTCTTTCTACTTGCTTTTCCATGCTCTACGCACGCATCGTCTGACAGTTTTCTCATTAGTGTCAATTTCAAGACAGCGACGCTTTTCCTTAGTAAAGCTCACCAAATCATTGCTGCGTATCCGGTGGTGCTGCCACGCGCTACGGTGCAGACGAGAATGCGCCTGACAAAAGTTATCTACGGTGAAGTCACGCAGGTTGACTATAAGCCGACATGGTGGCCAACCGAGAATATGCTCCGGCATAATCCTGCATTACCTACTGCAATTCCGTATGGCCACCCGAAGCACCCGATTGGTTTGTACCGCATTCGTGTACATTGGATTAACCCTGAAAATCCTAGTTTTTGGGTGCCGATACGGATTCATGGAGGAGCAAAAGATCAGCATCTAACTGGCAAGTTTTCTTCCGGTTGTGTGCGCATGAAGGATGAGGATATTAGTTCGCTTGTTGAGCATATTGATTCAGGAGAAGCTCGTGTCAGTATTGAAATCCTTCCCTAA
- a CDS encoding DUF4105 domain-containing protein, whose protein sequence is MSRKKKLFRYVLICLSVITVFYLSLLLIFQPSHDRDWELGHEELPRIVYSATSSGVTVENYRDFSWTTASSADVMYTTRSFDLDEMTGVDVFISHFADFEGLAHIFLSFTFSDGEHIAVSLETRRESDETFSPLLGILRQFEIIYVVGSEDDVVGVRTGHRNERVYLYPTKATPQQARQLFDLLAADINNIHETPRMYNTLTHNCTNELTRPVEKMSDVTFPLTWKTILPGYFDEILYELELIETSFSFAETKARHLIDNNLVDVESDTYSADLRTSIVGGP, encoded by the coding sequence ATGTCACGCAAGAAAAAATTATTTAGGTACGTACTGATATGTCTTTCAGTAATTACCGTTTTTTATCTGTCTCTATTACTCATATTCCAACCATCGCATGACCGGGATTGGGAATTGGGTCACGAGGAGCTTCCACGTATTGTGTACTCAGCGACAAGTAGTGGTGTCACGGTTGAGAACTATCGTGACTTTTCTTGGACAACAGCTTCATCAGCCGATGTGATGTACACAACCAGGTCCTTTGATCTTGATGAAATGACAGGGGTCGATGTGTTTATTTCACACTTTGCTGATTTTGAAGGGCTGGCGCACATATTCCTCAGCTTTACCTTTAGTGACGGAGAACACATCGCGGTATCTCTTGAGACGCGTCGTGAGTCAGACGAAACCTTCTCTCCCCTTCTTGGCATACTTCGTCAGTTTGAAATTATTTATGTGGTTGGTTCTGAAGATGACGTGGTTGGTGTGCGTACTGGTCACCGCAACGAGCGAGTGTATTTGTATCCAACCAAAGCAACTCCGCAACAGGCTAGGCAATTATTTGATCTCCTTGCAGCTGACATTAACAATATCCACGAGACACCGCGTATGTATAACACTCTCACTCACAACTGTACCAACGAACTTACGCGCCCTGTTGAAAAGATGTCTGACGTTACGTTCCCGCTCACCTGGAAGACCATCTTACCTGGATACTTTGATGAAATTCTGTACGAGCTAGAATTGATTGAAACCAGCTTCTCGTTTGCGGAAACCAAGGCTAGACACCTCATCGACAACAATCTGGTAGATGTAGAAAGTGATACTTACAGCGCTGATTTGCGGACGTCGATAGTTGGTGGACCATAG
- the queA gene encoding tRNA preQ1(34) S-adenosylmethionine ribosyltransferase-isomerase QueA, translating to MSFLEEYNYSIPEELVAHEPASPRDSARLFVYDTKTNAVSFHTVRDLSVLLPGAQFIYNNTRVEPARLKGIGNANKPVELLVLVDQGFGEHGEVRSLVNRFTPTGEAIHVDGYIFSILENNEKSMLMQFSGSRTELSQLLETSGETPLPPYIHSTESEEVKRTRYQTIFAEDAASIAAPTASLHFTRELIESLHTTGAHLAPVTLQVGLGTFAPIFPEHFESGKLHTEFCSVPEGTAKAILQARDAGKPVVAIGTTVMRTLESFKDEIKAGTGAFGSTEIFIRPPYSFTHADALLTNFHVPKSSLMCLVEAFLQSKGAKHSLVDLYNIAIEEKFRFYSFGDAMLIL from the coding sequence ATGTCATTTCTTGAGGAATACAATTACTCAATACCGGAAGAGCTCGTGGCTCATGAGCCAGCCTCACCGCGTGACAGTGCGCGATTGTTTGTCTATGACACCAAGACTAACGCTGTATCATTTCACACCGTGCGCGACCTGTCCGTATTGCTGCCTGGCGCTCAGTTTATCTACAACAACACACGAGTAGAGCCGGCCAGGCTCAAAGGGATTGGGAATGCCAATAAACCCGTAGAGCTCTTAGTTCTGGTAGACCAAGGATTTGGCGAGCATGGGGAAGTCCGCTCGCTCGTAAACCGATTTACACCCACTGGCGAAGCAATCCACGTCGACGGGTACATTTTTTCCATACTTGAAAATAACGAAAAAAGCATGCTTATGCAGTTTAGCGGCAGCAGGACGGAGCTCTCGCAACTACTAGAAACGTCTGGGGAAACACCCTTACCACCATACATTCACTCTACTGAGAGCGAGGAAGTTAAGCGCACCAGGTATCAAACCATCTTCGCTGAAGACGCAGCATCAATTGCTGCACCGACGGCCTCACTACACTTCACACGTGAATTAATTGAGTCATTACACACCACCGGCGCACACCTTGCTCCGGTAACACTTCAGGTCGGACTTGGTACCTTTGCGCCAATTTTTCCAGAGCACTTTGAAAGCGGCAAACTCCACACAGAATTCTGCTCTGTGCCAGAAGGTACCGCAAAAGCAATCCTGCAGGCAAGAGATGCTGGCAAACCAGTTGTCGCTATTGGCACCACTGTCATGCGCACTCTAGAGAGCTTTAAAGATGAGATCAAAGCTGGTACCGGTGCCTTCGGCAGTACTGAAATTTTTATTCGGCCACCGTATTCTTTCACCCACGCAGACGCATTACTGACCAACTTTCACGTGCCAAAATCAAGCCTGATGTGCTTGGTTGAAGCGTTTCTTCAAAGCAAAGGAGCAAAGCACTCGTTAGTTGATCTGTACAACATTGCCATTGAGGAAAAATTCCGCTTTTATTCCTTTGGTGACGCTATGCTTATTTTGTAG
- a CDS encoding rhodanese-like domain-containing protein, giving the protein MKKEDLASFDHDKFLLVDIREDDEVRMLPSIAQAVHIPMSQLPAVLAAGQIPHDKTIVTICMSGGRCHTANAWLEQNGFHTDLLEGGMVEL; this is encoded by the coding sequence ATGAAAAAAGAAGACCTCGCCAGCTTCGACCATGACAAGTTTCTGCTCGTTGATATCCGTGAAGATGACGAAGTACGAATGCTGCCATCAATTGCACAAGCTGTTCATATTCCGATGAGTCAACTTCCAGCTGTCTTGGCTGCTGGTCAAATACCACACGACAAAACCATCGTAACAATCTGCATGAGTGGTGGTCGTTGTCACACGGCAAATGCTTGGCTCGAGCAAAACGGCTTTCACACCGACCTACTTGAAGGAGGAATGGTTGAATTGTAA